In one Myxocyprinus asiaticus isolate MX2 ecotype Aquarium Trade chromosome 29, UBuf_Myxa_2, whole genome shotgun sequence genomic region, the following are encoded:
- the LOC127420386 gene encoding tyrosine-protein kinase SRK3-like isoform X1: MENCCRSCMPCLKRLWDWIWPEFYYPNVVRPAEIRTVSGDIRIPSPKKKPTQLYAALFDFEARSEEELTVKEGDKLSVIEKRGNYVLAKKLTGSLESGLVPANYVALVQDEFANYKWYYGNINRQKAENLLLAPQNKTGSFLVRISESHSDEYTISARSESNVFHFRIHRSAIGAYFVSEKISFATLDELIRYYQQNSRSLGCPLEQPCVQQRELFDMEPWERPREEFQLIKKLGEGHFGEVWEAVWTTKKQKVAIKMLKQEDTKLDEFVKEVHALKNLHHPKLIQLLALCTRGEPVYIITELMIKGSLKAYLSSPEGQVLTSAHLIYMAGQVAEGMAYLEDRHIVHRDLAARNILVGDDLVCKVADFGLARIIKDSVYTASRNTKIPVRWTAPEAALYQRFSVKSDVWSFGVLLFEMMSRGKMPYDGKSNKEVLEILSSGYRLPSPSRCPPNIYRIMMECWHAEASKRPSFHALHSQLDNIYSRIYFKTIEV; encoded by the exons ATGGAGAACTGTTGTCGCAGCTGTATGCCATGTTTGAAGAGGTTATGGGACTGGATATGGCCTGAGTTTTACTATCCGAACGTCGTTCGTCCGGCCGAGATCCGCACCGTTTCAGGTGATATCCGGATCCCGTCGCCGAAGAAGAAGCCGACGCAACTGTACGCGGCTCTGTTCGACTTTGAAGCCCGAAGCGAGGAAGAGCTGACGGTGAAAGAAGGGGACAAACTGTCTGTCATAGAGAAGAGGGGAAATTATGTGCTTGCCAAGAAGCTGACCGGGTCTTTGGAGTCTGGTTTGGTCCCAGCTAATTACGTGGCCCTAGTGCAAGATGAATTCGCGAACTATAA ATGGTACTATGGGAATATAAACAGACAAAAAGCTGAGAATCTGCTTCTGGCTCCTCAAAATAAAACTGGTTCCTTCCTGGTGAGGATCAGTGAGAGTCACAGCGATGAATATACTATCTCAG CCAGGAGTGAAAGTAATGTCTTCCATTTTCGTATTCATCGCTCAGCGATTGGTGCTTATTTTGTATCCGAAAAGATCTCATTTGCAACTCTGGATGAGCTTATCAGATACTACCAGCAGAACTCCAGAAGTCTGGGATGCCCGTTAGAGCAGCCATGTGTACAGCAA AGAGAGCTGTTTGACATGGAACCGTGGGAGCGGCCGAGGGAGGAATTTCAGCTAATCAAAAAGCTGGGAGAAGGCCACTTTGGAGAGGTTTGGGAGGCTGTCTGGACCACCAAGAAACAGAAAGTTGCTATCAAGATGCTCAAGCAAG AGGACACAAaactggatgaatttgtcaaggAGGTGCATGCATTGAAGAATCTGCACCATCCTAAACTGATTCAGCTTCTGGCTCTCTGCACTCGTGGGGAACCGGTCTACATTATCACAGAGCTCATGATTAAAGGAAGCCTGAAAGCATATCTGTCTT caccAGAGGGTCAGGTGTTGACTTCTGCTCACCTCATCTACATGGCTGGTCAGGTAGCAGAAGGAATGGCCTACCTGGAGGATCGGCATATTGTCCACCGGGATCTGGCTGCTCGAAACATCCTGGTTGGAGATGACCTTGTGTGCAAAGTGGCTGACTTTGGTCTAGCTCGCATCATCAAG GATAGTGTGTATACAGCTAGTAGAAACACTAAGATTCCTGTGCGATGGACGGCTCCAGAAGCTGCTCTCTACCAGCGTTTCTCAGTGAAATCCGATGTCTGGTCATTTGGAGTGCTGCTCTTTGAGATGATGTCACGTGGAAAGATGCCATATGATG GGAAGAGTAATAAGGAGGTTTTGGAGATCCTGTCATCGGGGTACAGGTTACCATCTCCAAGCCGTTGCCCCCCAAACATCTACCGCATTATGATGGAATGCTGGCATGCCGAGGCTTCCAAACGGCCCTCATTTCATGCCCTTCACAGTCAGCTGGACAATATCTACTCCAGAATCTACTTCAAAACCATTGAGGTGTAG
- the LOC127420386 gene encoding tyrosine-protein kinase Srms-like isoform X2 — protein MENCCRSCMPCLKRLWDWIWPEFYYPNVVRPAEIRTVSGDIRIPSPKKKPTQLYAALFDFEARSEEELTVKEGDKLSVIEKRGNYVLAKKLTGSLESGLVPANYVALVQDEFANYKWYYGNINRQKAENLLLAPQNKTGSFLVRISESHSDEYTISARSESNVFHFRIHRSAIGAYFVSEKISFATLDELIRYYQQNSRSLGCPLEQPCVQQRELFDMEPWERPREEFQLIKKLGEGHFGEVWEAVWTTKKQKVAIKMLKQAPEGQVLTSAHLIYMAGQVAEGMAYLEDRHIVHRDLAARNILVGDDLVCKVADFGLARIIKDSVYTASRNTKIPVRWTAPEAALYQRFSVKSDVWSFGVLLFEMMSRGKMPYDGKSNKEVLEILSSGYRLPSPSRCPPNIYRIMMECWHAEASKRPSFHALHSQLDNIYSRIYFKTIEV, from the exons ATGGAGAACTGTTGTCGCAGCTGTATGCCATGTTTGAAGAGGTTATGGGACTGGATATGGCCTGAGTTTTACTATCCGAACGTCGTTCGTCCGGCCGAGATCCGCACCGTTTCAGGTGATATCCGGATCCCGTCGCCGAAGAAGAAGCCGACGCAACTGTACGCGGCTCTGTTCGACTTTGAAGCCCGAAGCGAGGAAGAGCTGACGGTGAAAGAAGGGGACAAACTGTCTGTCATAGAGAAGAGGGGAAATTATGTGCTTGCCAAGAAGCTGACCGGGTCTTTGGAGTCTGGTTTGGTCCCAGCTAATTACGTGGCCCTAGTGCAAGATGAATTCGCGAACTATAA ATGGTACTATGGGAATATAAACAGACAAAAAGCTGAGAATCTGCTTCTGGCTCCTCAAAATAAAACTGGTTCCTTCCTGGTGAGGATCAGTGAGAGTCACAGCGATGAATATACTATCTCAG CCAGGAGTGAAAGTAATGTCTTCCATTTTCGTATTCATCGCTCAGCGATTGGTGCTTATTTTGTATCCGAAAAGATCTCATTTGCAACTCTGGATGAGCTTATCAGATACTACCAGCAGAACTCCAGAAGTCTGGGATGCCCGTTAGAGCAGCCATGTGTACAGCAA AGAGAGCTGTTTGACATGGAACCGTGGGAGCGGCCGAGGGAGGAATTTCAGCTAATCAAAAAGCTGGGAGAAGGCCACTTTGGAGAGGTTTGGGAGGCTGTCTGGACCACCAAGAAACAGAAAGTTGCTATCAAGATGCTCAAGCAAG caccAGAGGGTCAGGTGTTGACTTCTGCTCACCTCATCTACATGGCTGGTCAGGTAGCAGAAGGAATGGCCTACCTGGAGGATCGGCATATTGTCCACCGGGATCTGGCTGCTCGAAACATCCTGGTTGGAGATGACCTTGTGTGCAAAGTGGCTGACTTTGGTCTAGCTCGCATCATCAAG GATAGTGTGTATACAGCTAGTAGAAACACTAAGATTCCTGTGCGATGGACGGCTCCAGAAGCTGCTCTCTACCAGCGTTTCTCAGTGAAATCCGATGTCTGGTCATTTGGAGTGCTGCTCTTTGAGATGATGTCACGTGGAAAGATGCCATATGATG GGAAGAGTAATAAGGAGGTTTTGGAGATCCTGTCATCGGGGTACAGGTTACCATCTCCAAGCCGTTGCCCCCCAAACATCTACCGCATTATGATGGAATGCTGGCATGCCGAGGCTTCCAAACGGCCCTCATTTCATGCCCTTCACAGTCAGCTGGACAATATCTACTCCAGAATCTACTTCAAAACCATTGAGGTGTAG